The following proteins are encoded in a genomic region of Coregonus clupeaformis isolate EN_2021a unplaced genomic scaffold, ASM2061545v1 scaf5751, whole genome shotgun sequence:
- the LOC123490943 gene encoding uncharacterized protein LOC123490943, whose amino-acid sequence MLQKQEIGSCPMGHCGLDKPITTQTRNSIDQKYRDVSALHQTTSDSTASRRTRRPRVAELRSRERAGASELVWKKTNTINFLQRPWTTQNTNETTGHSLHKCTGEACVMVSLEPTATRVATNNTNQLSGLVVSVSSLRLEGRVVYPRSNHTKDSKNGTRCLSAWHTLRRWIGGKALRQTCVLSRGCTSSCLMLQKQEIGSCPMGHCGLDKPTTTQTRNSIDQKYRDVSALHQTTSDSTASLRTLRPRVAELSSRERAGASELVWKKMVEVINGAEERRIEAACCMFLALCCWLYGMGLLLTISVRGLLQIMVALELHGDEQKERGAERETDSCKDAQTAPVLVTTRGSTKKRARRLRRQSNKGKH is encoded by the exons atgctacaaaaacaggagataggctcctgccctatgggccattGTGGCTTGGACAAGCCCATCACCACCCAGACCAGAAACAGTATTGACCAGAAATACAGAGATGTTAGTGCTTTGCACCAGACAACCAGTGATTCTACGGCCAGCCGCAGAACGCGTCGCCCCCGAGTAGCTGAGCTCAGGAGTAGGGAGAGAGCGGGAGCAAGTGAGCTTGTGTGGAAGAAGACCAACACCATCAACTTCCTTCAACGACCCTGGACCACACAGAACACCAACGAGACCACTGGACACAGTTTGCACAAGTGCACCGGAGAGGCTTGTGTTATGGTCAGCTTGGAACCCACTGCTACCCGGGTAGCTACAAACAACACtaaccaactcagtggccttgtcgTTAGCGTGTCctccctgagattggaaggtcggGTGGTTTATCCGCGGTCCAATCATACCAAAGACTCTAAAAACGGGACCCGGTGCCTCTCAGCTTGGCACACATTAAGGAGatggattgggggtaaggccctgcgacaGACTTGTGTCCTATCCAGGgggtgtacatcaagctgcctcatgctacaaaaacaggagataggctcctgccctatgggccattGTGGCTTGGACAAGCCCACCACCACCCAGACCAGAAACAGTATTGACCAGAAATACAGAGATGTTAGTGCTTTGCACCAGACAACCAGTGATTCTACGGCCAGCCTCAGAACGCTTCGCCCCCGAGTAGCTGAGCTCAGTAGTAGGGAGAGAGCGGGAGCAAGTGAGCTTGTGTGGAAGAAGATGGTGGAAGTGATTAATGGggcagaagagaggaggatagaggctGCATGCTGCATGTTTCTGGCTCTCTGCTGCTGGTTGTACGGAATGGGCCTGCTGCTCACCATCAGTGTGAGAGGACTACTGCAG ATAATGGTCGCATTAGAGCTCCATGGAGATGAGCaaaaggagagaggagctgagagggagacagacagctgTAAAGATGCTCAAACCGCACCAGTTTTGGTGACCACCCGTGGTTCAACTAAGAAGAGAGCCCGCCGCCTCCGCCGTCAGTCCAACAAGGGGAAACACTGA